From a single Streptomyces sp. NBC_01264 genomic region:
- a CDS encoding DUF4344 domain-containing metallopeptidase, giving the protein MGRRRGPSGRCAALAGLLLAVNGCALLPEEEVPERGFWLRYEKPAAADRDSARFVKTWQLPELTLAALNSYVDLPYLVTLVVTSCHGEGTGYDPDTRRIELCYDDVAEDRERLDDEELSEVVRETIYHEAGHALIDALDLPDEGARAEEDAADRFAQVALLTGDPEGDETLLAAARAHDLSAAAEATPDPTDEHAPDAARAESHRCAVHGAFPTRHKDLATPSRTDCTATWTRTRDTWTHALAPLLRHA; this is encoded by the coding sequence ATGGGCAGACGCCGGGGACCATCGGGACGGTGCGCGGCACTGGCGGGCCTCCTCCTGGCGGTGAACGGCTGCGCGCTCCTGCCGGAGGAAGAGGTTCCCGAACGCGGCTTCTGGCTCCGCTACGAGAAGCCGGCGGCGGCCGACCGGGACAGCGCCCGCTTCGTGAAGACCTGGCAGCTCCCCGAGCTCACCCTCGCCGCCCTCAACTCGTACGTGGACCTGCCGTACCTGGTCACCCTCGTCGTCACGTCCTGCCACGGCGAAGGGACCGGCTACGACCCGGACACCCGGCGCATCGAGCTCTGCTACGACGACGTGGCCGAGGACCGCGAGCGCCTCGACGACGAGGAACTCTCCGAGGTGGTCCGCGAAACGATCTACCACGAGGCCGGCCACGCCCTGATCGACGCCCTGGACCTCCCGGACGAAGGGGCCCGCGCCGAGGAGGACGCCGCCGACCGCTTCGCCCAGGTGGCGCTCCTGACCGGCGACCCCGAGGGCGACGAGACCCTGCTGGCGGCAGCCCGCGCCCACGACCTGTCGGCCGCCGCCGAGGCCACCCCCGACCCCACCGACGAACACGCCCCGGACGCGGCCCGCGCGGAATCCCACCGCTGCGCGGTCCACGGCGCCTTCCCGACCCGCCACAAGGACCTGGCAACCCCCTCCCGCACCGACTGCACGGCCACCTGGACCCGAACCCGCGACACCTGGACCCACGCCCTGGCCCCGCTCCTGCGGCACGCGTAA
- a CDS encoding recombinase family protein has product MDDIARATEGGLIPVASYARTSQDPPQGDARGVRHQHRINERTVREHGCVVVATYTDNARNATKDDRERPAFDHLLTDLHRGHAFTAGPLRGVVAVADRDGLRDPYSKAGLLRGAASLQGAVAEGEMRSRRVQDWHWSRAMDGLPHSGPRPFGWQEDRQSSRQGACPCIGAL; this is encoded by the coding sequence ATGGATGACATAGCCCGGGCCACCGAGGGCGGCCTCATCCCGGTCGCCTCGTACGCACGCACCTCCCAGGACCCGCCGCAGGGCGACGCGCGCGGCGTGCGCCACCAGCACCGGATCAACGAACGCACGGTCCGCGAGCACGGCTGCGTCGTCGTCGCCACCTACACGGACAACGCGCGCAACGCGACCAAGGACGACCGGGAGCGCCCCGCATTCGACCACCTCCTCACGGACCTGCACCGCGGCCACGCATTCACGGCGGGTCCCTTGCGCGGAGTCGTCGCTGTCGCGGACCGGGACGGCCTGCGGGATCCGTACAGCAAGGCCGGCCTGCTGCGAGGCGCCGCATCACTCCAAGGGGCGGTCGCGGAGGGCGAGATGCGCAGCCGCCGCGTCCAGGACTGGCACTGGTCGCGCGCCATGGACGGCCTGCCGCACAGCGGGCCGCGGCCCTTCGGGTGGCAGGAGGACCGGCAGAGTTCTCGGCAGGGAGCCTGTCCATGCATCGGGGCCCTCTGA
- a CDS encoding zinc ribbon domain-containing protein: MHRGPLSPRLTNRKAGPKYLVTGFLRCGECDQLMGGSKSARSRKSPYNYICVSGRGCGRCAISGPLVEEAVERLLFSGDGQTRIRLPEPMRQRWQSGDTGFEEKRKVIASVFTHLVVKPGKKGCPTWDHSRVIPVWKWADRIRPPNRRPDGPVVRGSLVGAAGWEYAESPCERDLPVPAPARRQSRRLVAVVSGSLRRGA; the protein is encoded by the coding sequence ATGCATCGGGGCCCTCTGAGCCCACGATTGACCAACCGCAAGGCTGGCCCGAAGTATCTCGTCACCGGGTTTCTGCGCTGTGGTGAGTGCGACCAACTCATGGGCGGCAGCAAGAGCGCCCGCAGTCGCAAGAGTCCGTACAACTACATCTGCGTCTCGGGGCGTGGTTGCGGCCGATGCGCCATCAGTGGTCCGCTCGTCGAGGAGGCCGTGGAGAGGCTCCTCTTTTCCGGCGACGGGCAGACCCGGATCCGGCTGCCGGAGCCGATGCGGCAGCGGTGGCAGTCGGGCGACACGGGATTCGAGGAGAAGCGGAAGGTAATTGCCTCGGTTTTCACCCACCTCGTAGTCAAACCAGGAAAGAAGGGCTGCCCCACCTGGGATCATTCCCGCGTGATACCGGTATGGAAGTGGGCTGATCGCATCAGGCCGCCGAACCGGCGGCCTGATGGCCCCGTCGTGAGGGGCTCGCTAGTCGGTGCGGCAGGATGGGAGTATGCCGAATCGCCTTGCGAACGAGACCTCCCCGTACCTGCTCCAGCACGCCGACAATCCCGTCGACTGGTGGCCGTGGTCTCCGGAAGCCTTCGCAGAGGCGCGTGA